From the genome of Virgibacillus siamensis, one region includes:
- a CDS encoding 4a-hydroxytetrahydrobiopterin dehydratase: MERLSEEQIEQELKAVPDWERLDEKWITRKYRFKDFLNGVRFVDQIAAYAEEKQHHPFISIDYKVVTLKISSWQMKGLTDLDFEMVNHFDKLYDKTTK; the protein is encoded by the coding sequence ATGGAACGCCTAAGTGAAGAGCAAATTGAGCAGGAACTGAAGGCAGTACCGGATTGGGAGCGTTTGGACGAGAAGTGGATTACCCGAAAATATCGATTCAAAGATTTCTTGAATGGTGTCCGCTTTGTTGATCAAATTGCCGCGTATGCTGAAGAAAAGCAGCATCACCCGTTCATTTCAATTGATTACAAGGTCGTAACTCTGAAAATTTCCTCATGGCAAATGAAGGGATTGACCGACTTGGACTTTGAAATGGTTAATCATTTTGATAAACTTTACGACAAAACAACCAAATGA
- a CDS encoding helix-turn-helix domain-containing protein, with the protein MGLIELVNKSGISMDMIHYYEQLQLIQPAWKNKHRIYSKQDCGNIRFIERMVMIGLSLEDLQVIFEIKRTNRCTTPDMVVQLTEKLNEIQVDLCKDNDRKAQRLEVDGLLEVLKFVKGHSARFATNAKQWL; encoded by the coding sequence ATGGGTTTAATTGAACTTGTTAACAAATCGGGAATTTCAATGGATATGATTCACTATTATGAGCAGTTACAGCTGATTCAGCCAGCATGGAAAAATAAACATCGTATATATTCAAAACAGGATTGCGGAAATATTCGATTCATTGAACGAATGGTTATGATTGGGCTATCACTGGAAGACTTGCAAGTTATTTTTGAAATTAAGCGGACAAACAGGTGCACAACGCCGGATATGGTTGTTCAGCTGACTGAAAAACTTAATGAAATACAGGTTGACCTTTGCAAGGATAACGATAGGAAAGCGCAACGATTGGAGGTGGATGGATTATTGGAAGTTCTGAAATTTGTAAAAGGGCATTCTGCCAGATTTGCCACGAACGCAAAACAGTGGTTGTAA